The Streptomyces sp. HUAS CB01 genome has a segment encoding these proteins:
- a CDS encoding EamA family transporter: MSVTVAAAVLLAAITHAGWNALAHAVRDQLVAFTLIGGCAAVIGAVTACFVPLPPGPAWPYLVASALLHVGYQLLLMRSFSLGDFGQMYPIARGTAPLVVTVLAAVLLDETLSPWQLAGVAIASAGLVGVALWGFRGGATGSGGPGGDARPHWPALLAALATGLSIAAYTVVDGVGVRASGSPVAYIAWLMVLQGVLIPAYACHRLRRSLLPRLRPHAVRGFVGAVLSLLAYGLVLWAQTRAPLAPVAALRESSIIVGAAIGTLFFKERFGGPRIAATALMVVGIGLMLRAG; encoded by the coding sequence ATGAGTGTCACCGTGGCCGCCGCGGTCCTCCTGGCGGCGATCACGCACGCCGGCTGGAACGCGCTGGCGCACGCGGTCAGGGACCAGCTCGTCGCGTTCACGCTGATCGGGGGCTGCGCTGCGGTGATCGGCGCGGTGACGGCGTGCTTCGTGCCGCTGCCGCCCGGCCCGGCCTGGCCCTACCTCGTCGCCTCCGCGCTGCTGCACGTCGGCTACCAGCTGCTGCTGATGCGGTCGTTCAGCCTCGGCGACTTCGGTCAGATGTACCCGATCGCCAGGGGCACGGCGCCGCTGGTCGTGACCGTCCTCGCCGCGGTGCTCCTCGACGAGACCCTGAGTCCCTGGCAGCTCGCGGGCGTGGCCATCGCCTCGGCGGGGCTCGTCGGCGTCGCCCTGTGGGGCTTTCGCGGCGGGGCCACCGGGAGCGGCGGACCCGGCGGGGACGCGCGCCCCCACTGGCCCGCCCTGCTCGCCGCGCTGGCCACGGGCCTGTCGATCGCCGCGTACACGGTCGTCGACGGGGTCGGCGTCCGCGCCTCGGGGTCCCCCGTCGCGTACATCGCCTGGCTGATGGTCCTGCAGGGCGTGCTGATCCCCGCCTACGCCTGCCACCGGCTGCGCCGCTCGCTGCTCCCCCGCCTGCGCCCGCACGCGGTCCGCGGGTTCGTCGGCGCGGTCCTCTCGCTGCTCGCCTACGGCCTCGTCCTCTGGGCGCAGACACGGGCTCCGCTGGCCCCCGTGGCGGCACTCCGCGAGTCCTCGATCATCGTCGGAGCGGCCATCGGCACCCTGTTCTTCAAGGAACGGTTCGGCGGCCCGCGCATCGCCGCCACGGCGCTGATGGTCGTGGGCATCGGCCTGATGCTGCGGGCAGGGTGA
- a CDS encoding energy-coupling factor ABC transporter permease — MHVPDGFINVPVSAAAGVVAAGAVVVSLRGARRELGGTTPAGGHGGERTAPLAGLVAAFVFAVQMLNFPVAAGTSGHLLGGALAAILVGPYTGVLCLSVVLLLQGVLFADGGLTALGVNILLMGVVTVVVAYTLFRALVRLLPKKRRSVTVATFIAALVSVPASAVAFTLLYALGGTTDVPIGTVLGAMTGIHILIGVGEAAITAATVGAVLAVRPDLVHGARGLSAPLKLRVDGELVDARPEAAPASAASPRPVLFAGLVISLILAGFVSFYASANPDGLERVAADKGIDKKVEDHAAADSPLADYGVSGVENVRVSGGLAGMVGVGATLLVGTGVFVVVRRRRGDTAEAEQASVRG; from the coding sequence ATGCATGTCCCCGACGGATTCATCAATGTCCCCGTCTCCGCTGCGGCCGGGGTCGTCGCCGCCGGCGCCGTCGTCGTGAGCCTGCGCGGCGCCCGGCGCGAGCTCGGGGGTACCACCCCTGCCGGAGGCCACGGGGGAGAGCGGACCGCGCCCCTCGCCGGGCTCGTCGCCGCCTTCGTCTTCGCCGTCCAGATGCTCAACTTCCCGGTGGCGGCCGGTACCAGCGGCCACCTGCTGGGCGGGGCGCTGGCGGCGATCCTCGTCGGGCCGTACACCGGGGTGCTGTGCCTCTCCGTGGTCCTGCTGCTCCAGGGCGTCCTCTTCGCCGACGGCGGTCTGACGGCACTGGGCGTCAACATCCTGCTCATGGGTGTCGTCACGGTCGTCGTCGCCTACACCCTGTTCCGCGCGCTGGTCCGGCTGCTTCCGAAGAAGCGCAGGTCGGTGACGGTCGCCACGTTCATCGCCGCCCTGGTCTCCGTGCCGGCGTCCGCCGTGGCGTTCACGCTCCTGTACGCGCTCGGCGGCACGACCGACGTCCCGATCGGCACGGTCCTCGGCGCGATGACCGGCATCCACATCCTCATCGGCGTCGGCGAGGCGGCCATCACGGCGGCGACCGTCGGGGCCGTCCTCGCCGTGCGGCCCGACCTCGTCCACGGCGCCCGCGGGCTGTCGGCGCCGCTCAAGCTGCGCGTGGACGGCGAACTCGTCGACGCCCGGCCCGAGGCCGCCCCGGCGTCCGCCGCCTCACCGCGTCCGGTGCTGTTCGCGGGCCTCGTGATCTCCCTGATCCTCGCCGGGTTCGTCTCCTTCTACGCCTCCGCCAACCCCGACGGACTGGAGCGGGTCGCCGCCGACAAGGGCATCGACAAGAAGGTCGAGGACCACGCGGCCGCCGACTCCCCGCTCGCCGACTACGGCGTCAGCGGCGTCGAGAACGTACGCGTCTCCGGCGGCCTGGCCGGGATGGTCGGCGTCGGCGCGACGCTGCTGGTGGGCACCGGCGTGTTCGTCGTGGTCCGCCGCCGCCGCGGCGACACGGCCGAGGCCGAGCAGGCGTCCGTACGGGGCTGA
- a CDS encoding MMPL family transporter, translated as MATFLYTLGRFAFRRRRLVALLWVALLALAGVAASSAPTAASSSFSIPGTEAQKAFDLLAERFPGTSADGATARVVFKAPEGEKMTDPAHRAEVRKVVAELGSGSDQVASVVDPYQAKAVSRDGTIAYTQVSYKVSGMELAEKDREALTEAGEKAEDAGLTVEIGGDALQAAPETGASEVIGVAVAAVVLVITFGSLVAAGLPLLTAIIGVGIGVSTITALANTLDLGSTTATLATMIGLAVGIDYALFIVSRYRAELAEGRDHEEAAGRATGTAGSAVVFAGLTVVIALVGLAVVNIPMLSKMGFAAAGTVAVAVLIALTLIPALLGFAGKRVLGRKARKQTAQADDKPNMGTRWARFVLRRPVAVLLAGVVGLGAVAVPATSLEMGLPDDGSQPTSTTQRKAYDLLSDGFGPGFNGPLLVVVDGDKAAADGTAKEIAGLDGVAAVTPATYNKAGDTAMITVIPEDRPSSTETEDLVHSIRDTSGENVHVTGATAMNIDFSQRMNDALVPYLALVVGLAFLLLMVVFRSVLVPLKAALGFLLSVVAALGAVVAVFQWGWLGSLFGVEQTGPIMSMMPIFMVGVVFGLAMDYEVFLVTRMREAYVHGERPGQAIVTGFRHGARVVTAAAVIMIAVFAGFIGSSEQMVKMIGFGLAIAVFFDAFVVRMAIVPAVLALLGGKAWWLPRRLDRLLPSVDVEGEKLGGGGDAHAGGKERELVGA; from the coding sequence GTGGCCACGTTCCTCTACACGCTCGGACGGTTCGCCTTCCGGCGCCGACGCCTCGTCGCGCTGCTGTGGGTGGCGCTGCTCGCCCTCGCCGGCGTCGCGGCCTCCTCCGCGCCGACCGCCGCGTCCAGTTCCTTCTCCATACCGGGGACGGAGGCCCAGAAGGCCTTCGACCTGCTCGCCGAGCGCTTCCCGGGCACCAGTGCCGACGGCGCGACCGCACGCGTCGTCTTCAAGGCGCCCGAGGGCGAGAAGATGACGGATCCCGCGCACCGGGCCGAGGTCCGGAAGGTCGTCGCCGAACTCGGCTCCGGCTCGGACCAGGTCGCCTCCGTGGTCGACCCGTACCAGGCCAAGGCGGTCAGCCGGGACGGCACCATCGCCTACACCCAGGTCTCCTACAAGGTCAGCGGCATGGAGCTGGCCGAGAAGGACCGGGAGGCCCTGACCGAGGCCGGCGAGAAGGCCGAGGACGCCGGGCTGACCGTCGAGATCGGCGGTGACGCGCTGCAGGCCGCCCCGGAGACCGGTGCGTCCGAGGTCATCGGTGTCGCCGTCGCCGCGGTGGTCCTCGTGATCACCTTCGGCTCGCTGGTCGCCGCCGGTCTGCCGCTGCTCACCGCGATCATCGGCGTCGGCATCGGCGTCTCCACGATCACGGCGCTCGCCAACACCCTCGACCTGGGCTCCACGACGGCCACCCTCGCCACGATGATCGGCCTCGCCGTCGGCATCGACTACGCGCTGTTCATCGTCTCCCGCTACCGCGCCGAGCTGGCCGAGGGACGTGACCACGAGGAGGCCGCGGGACGGGCCACCGGCACGGCCGGCTCCGCCGTCGTCTTCGCCGGACTGACCGTCGTCATCGCCCTCGTCGGCCTCGCGGTCGTCAACATCCCCATGCTGAGCAAGATGGGCTTCGCGGCCGCGGGAACGGTCGCCGTCGCGGTCCTCATCGCGCTCACCCTGATCCCGGCCCTGCTCGGCTTCGCCGGCAAGAGGGTGCTGGGCCGCAAGGCGCGCAAGCAGACCGCGCAGGCGGACGACAAGCCCAACATGGGCACCCGCTGGGCCCGGTTCGTGCTGCGCCGCCCGGTCGCCGTGCTGCTCGCCGGTGTCGTGGGCCTCGGCGCCGTGGCCGTGCCCGCCACGTCGCTGGAGATGGGCCTGCCGGACGACGGCTCCCAGCCCACCAGCACCACCCAGCGCAAGGCGTACGACCTGCTCTCCGACGGCTTCGGCCCCGGCTTCAACGGGCCGCTGCTCGTCGTCGTCGACGGTGACAAGGCCGCCGCGGACGGGACGGCGAAGGAGATCGCGGGGCTCGACGGCGTCGCGGCCGTCACCCCGGCCACGTACAACAAGGCCGGCGACACGGCGATGATCACGGTGATTCCCGAGGACCGGCCCAGCTCCACGGAGACCGAGGACCTCGTCCACTCGATCCGCGACACCAGCGGTGAGAACGTGCACGTCACCGGCGCCACCGCGATGAACATCGACTTCTCGCAGCGGATGAACGACGCGCTGGTGCCCTATCTGGCGCTCGTCGTCGGTCTGGCGTTCCTGCTGCTGATGGTGGTCTTCCGGTCCGTCCTCGTGCCTCTGAAGGCTGCGCTCGGCTTCCTCCTCTCGGTGGTCGCCGCCCTCGGCGCGGTGGTCGCGGTCTTCCAGTGGGGCTGGCTCGGCTCGCTCTTCGGCGTCGAGCAGACGGGCCCGATCATGTCGATGATGCCGATCTTCATGGTGGGCGTGGTCTTCGGTCTCGCGATGGACTACGAGGTGTTCCTGGTGACGCGGATGCGCGAGGCGTACGTGCACGGCGAGCGGCCCGGCCAGGCGATCGTCACCGGGTTCCGGCACGGGGCCCGGGTGGTCACCGCCGCCGCGGTGATCATGATCGCGGTGTTCGCGGGCTTCATCGGCTCGAGCGAGCAGATGGTGAAGATGATCGGTTTTGGACTCGCGATCGCGGTCTTCTTCGACGCCTTCGTCGTCCGGATGGCGATCGTGCCGGCCGTGCTCGCGCTGCTGGGCGGCAAGGCCTGGTGGCTGCCCCGCCGGCTGGACCGGCTGCTGCCGAGCGTGGACGTCGAGGGGGAGAAGCTGGGCGGCGGCGGGGACGCGCACGCCGGCGGCAAGGAGCGGGAGCTGGTCGGCGCCTGA
- a CDS encoding YbaK/EbsC family protein, with product MSTSESPAHPRFAEALRALGLEVDVRRFPDATRTAAQAAAAIGCDVAEIVKSLVFVARGIPGADGREDGEPVLVLMDGSSRVDVELVRRELGAAEVRRADADLVRETTGYAIGGVPPFGHRTRTRVLADRGLLGHAVVWAAAGTPHTVFPLDPRSVVAHADAVVVDVRERTA from the coding sequence ATGAGCACTTCCGAGTCCCCTGCCCACCCCCGGTTCGCCGAGGCCCTGCGCGCGCTGGGCCTGGAGGTCGACGTACGCCGGTTCCCGGACGCCACGCGGACGGCCGCCCAGGCCGCGGCGGCGATCGGCTGCGACGTCGCCGAGATCGTCAAGTCGCTGGTGTTCGTGGCCCGGGGGATCCCGGGAGCGGACGGCCGCGAGGACGGCGAGCCGGTACTCGTGCTGATGGACGGCTCCTCGCGCGTCGACGTGGAGCTGGTGCGGCGGGAGCTCGGGGCCGCCGAGGTCCGGCGCGCCGACGCCGACCTGGTGCGGGAGACGACCGGGTACGCGATCGGCGGAGTGCCGCCCTTCGGGCACCGTACGAGGACCCGGGTGCTGGCCGACCGGGGGCTGCTCGGACACGCCGTGGTCTGGGCGGCCGCCGGGACACCGCACACGGTCTTCCCGCTCGACCCCCGGTCCGTGGTCGCACACGCGGACGCCGTCGTGGTGGACGTCCGCGAGCGCACCGCATGA
- the cbiQ gene encoding cobalt ECF transporter T component CbiQ has protein sequence MSTGHAHKLYRHGESPVHRLPPHCKIAAALCFVLVVVSTPREAVWAFGLYALLLGAVAAAALVPAGFVLRRLVIEIPFVAFALFMPFLVPGERTEWLGISLSVPGLWGAWNILAKGTLGVATSVLLASTTELRSLLLGLQRLRLPPLMVQIASFMIRYGDVITDEMRRMSVARRSRGFEARGVRHWGVLAKSAGALFIRSYERGERVHLAMVSRGYTGTMPVIDEVTASRAQWAYAAALPFSALAVCLLGWTL, from the coding sequence ATGAGCACGGGTCACGCCCACAAGCTGTACCGGCACGGCGAGTCGCCGGTCCACCGGCTGCCGCCGCACTGCAAGATCGCCGCCGCTCTCTGCTTCGTGCTGGTCGTGGTCTCCACCCCGCGCGAGGCGGTCTGGGCCTTCGGTCTGTACGCGCTGCTGCTCGGCGCGGTCGCCGCCGCGGCCCTGGTCCCGGCGGGGTTCGTGCTGCGCCGGCTGGTGATCGAGATCCCGTTCGTCGCCTTCGCGCTGTTCATGCCGTTCCTGGTGCCGGGCGAGCGCACCGAATGGCTCGGCATCTCCCTCTCCGTGCCGGGGTTGTGGGGCGCCTGGAACATCCTCGCCAAGGGAACGCTGGGCGTCGCCACCTCCGTCCTGCTCGCCTCGACCACCGAGCTGCGCTCCCTGCTCCTCGGGCTGCAGCGGCTCAGGCTGCCGCCGCTGATGGTGCAGATCGCGTCCTTCATGATCCGCTACGGCGACGTCATCACCGACGAGATGCGGCGGATGTCCGTCGCCCGGCGCTCGCGCGGGTTCGAGGCCCGCGGGGTGCGCCACTGGGGCGTGCTCGCCAAGTCCGCGGGCGCGCTGTTCATCCGCTCCTACGAGCGCGGTGAGCGGGTGCACCTGGCGATGGTCAGCCGCGGCTACACCGGCACCATGCCCGTCATCGACGAGGTGACCGCGTCCCGTGCGCAGTGGGCGTACGCCGCCGCGCTCCCGTTCTCGGCCCTCGCCGTCTGTCTGCTTGGCTGGACCCTATGA
- a CDS encoding penicillin-binding transpeptidase domain-containing protein → MRSGAKIAVVGGVFVLFAGGVGYGAHNVLGGEDGGTESKSGAVTKKSGPPSAEEIRTTAEDFLAAWASGKAPVAAQLTNNAAEAEPTLAAFRDGARVSGVTMKQGAPVGAKVPFTVSATVSYEGASKPWTYSSELTVVRGLTTGRPLVDWAPSVVHPQLHEQEQLKTGPAAAPPIKAVDRRGRELTKEKYPSLGPVLDQLRRKYGDKAGGKAGVELVISPPNGADTTLLTLSAGEPGELRTTLDADVQAAAEKAVKRHSEASVVAIKPSTGEIRAVADNRKDGFNAALGGQQAPGSTMKIVTAALLLDKGLVAADRKAECPKNAMYQGRTFHNLDHFDIPDGTFTQSFARSCNTAFIKLIDDVHDDAALPKLARDAFGIGLDWNTGVQTFDGSVPEGSGGEAAAQYIGQGTVQMNALTVASITATAKNGGFEQPVIVPRSLDGRELATADRRLPGPVWRQLRDMMRATAQWGSGARAMAGVPGDKGAKTGSAEVDGQATSNSWFAGFAGDLAAAAVVQSGGHGGDAAGPLVASVLKTG, encoded by the coding sequence ATGCGCAGTGGAGCCAAGATCGCCGTCGTGGGCGGCGTGTTCGTACTGTTCGCGGGCGGTGTGGGGTACGGCGCCCACAACGTGCTCGGCGGTGAGGACGGCGGCACGGAGTCGAAGTCCGGTGCCGTCACGAAGAAGTCGGGACCGCCGAGCGCCGAGGAGATCCGCACGACCGCCGAGGACTTCCTCGCCGCCTGGGCGTCGGGGAAGGCGCCCGTCGCCGCGCAGCTCACCAACAACGCCGCCGAGGCGGAGCCCACGCTCGCCGCGTTCCGCGACGGCGCCCGCGTCAGCGGGGTGACGATGAAGCAGGGGGCGCCGGTCGGGGCGAAGGTGCCGTTCACGGTCAGCGCCACGGTCTCGTACGAGGGCGCGAGCAAGCCCTGGACGTACTCCTCCGAACTCACCGTCGTCCGCGGTCTGACCACCGGCCGCCCGCTCGTCGACTGGGCCCCGTCCGTCGTCCATCCGCAGCTCCACGAGCAGGAACAGCTGAAGACGGGCCCCGCGGCCGCGCCGCCGATCAAGGCCGTGGACCGCAGGGGCAGGGAACTGACGAAGGAGAAGTACCCCTCGCTCGGTCCGGTGCTCGACCAACTGCGCCGTAAGTACGGCGACAAGGCGGGCGGCAAGGCGGGGGTGGAGCTGGTCATCAGCCCGCCGAACGGCGCGGACACCACACTGCTGACGCTGTCCGCGGGCGAGCCGGGCGAGTTGAGGACGACGCTCGACGCGGACGTCCAGGCAGCGGCGGAGAAGGCCGTGAAGCGGCACAGCGAGGCGTCGGTCGTCGCGATCAAGCCGAGCACGGGAGAGATCCGCGCGGTCGCCGACAACCGCAAGGACGGCTTCAACGCGGCCCTCGGCGGACAGCAGGCGCCCGGTTCGACGATGAAGATCGTGACGGCCGCGCTGCTGCTGGACAAGGGGCTGGTCGCCGCGGACCGGAAGGCGGAGTGCCCGAAGAACGCGATGTACCAGGGGCGGACCTTCCACAACCTGGACCACTTCGACATCCCGGACGGCACGTTCACCCAGAGCTTCGCGCGCTCCTGCAACACCGCCTTCATCAAGCTGATCGACGACGTCCACGACGACGCGGCGCTGCCGAAGCTGGCGCGGGACGCCTTCGGCATCGGGCTCGACTGGAACACCGGCGTGCAGACCTTCGACGGTTCGGTGCCGGAGGGCAGCGGCGGCGAGGCGGCCGCGCAGTACATCGGGCAGGGCACGGTCCAGATGAACGCGCTGACCGTCGCCTCCATCACGGCCACGGCCAAGAACGGCGGCTTCGAGCAGCCCGTCATCGTGCCGCGCTCGCTGGACGGCCGTGAACTGGCCACCGCGGACCGGCGGCTGCCCGGACCGGTGTGGCGGCAGCTGCGGGACATGATGCGGGCGACCGCCCAATGGGGCTCCGGCGCACGGGCGATGGCCGGTGTGCCCGGCGACAAGGGTGCGAAGACGGGCTCCGCGGAGGTGGACGGGCAGGCCACGTCGAACAGCTGGTTCGCCGGCTTCGCCGGGGACCTGGCGGCGGCGGCCGTGGTGCAGTCGGGCGGACACGGCGGCGACGCGGCGGGACCGCTCGTGGCGTCCGTGCTCAAGACGGGCTGA
- a CDS encoding serine hydrolase domain-containing protein, producing the protein MDVDVRGTVAEGFEPVRDAFVRNFETRGERGAAVAVYRDGVKVVDLWGGTRDVDGTEPWAVDTAQVVRSATKGVAAAVPLLLHQRGQLDLDAPVGTYWPEFKAAGKERALVRHLLSHRAGVPALDRPLTLAEAADGTSGARAVAAQAPAWEPGTDHGYHAQTYSWLLAELVRRVTGRTIGRWTAEEIARPLGLDFWIGVPGDEAHRLGRIGRIEEPPTASGGGLKLRPKRSVAEAYRDPDSLTRRAFGAIDPMPDENDPAYRAAELPASNGVSTARALARFYAATIGAVDGHRLFAPATLTLARTEESTGPDRVLVVGTRFGLGYMLHGPASPLLGPGSFGHPGRGGSLGFADPEAGIALGYVTNGMRKGVTADPRAQALVRAVRSAT; encoded by the coding sequence ATGGACGTGGACGTCCGGGGCACGGTTGCGGAAGGCTTCGAGCCCGTCCGGGACGCGTTCGTACGCAACTTCGAGACACGCGGCGAGCGCGGCGCCGCCGTCGCCGTCTACCGGGACGGAGTGAAGGTCGTCGACCTCTGGGGCGGCACCCGGGACGTGGACGGCACCGAGCCGTGGGCCGTCGACACCGCACAGGTCGTCCGCTCGGCCACGAAGGGCGTCGCCGCCGCCGTACCGCTGCTGCTGCACCAGCGCGGACAGCTCGACCTCGACGCGCCCGTCGGCACCTACTGGCCGGAGTTCAAGGCCGCGGGCAAGGAACGCGCGCTCGTCCGGCACCTGCTGTCCCACCGGGCCGGCGTGCCCGCGCTCGACCGGCCGCTGACCCTCGCGGAGGCCGCCGACGGCACGTCCGGTGCCCGCGCCGTCGCCGCGCAGGCACCCGCCTGGGAACCCGGCACCGATCACGGCTACCACGCGCAGACCTACAGCTGGCTGCTGGCGGAACTCGTGCGCCGGGTCACCGGACGCACCATCGGCCGCTGGACCGCCGAGGAGATAGCCCGCCCGCTCGGCCTCGACTTCTGGATCGGCGTTCCCGGCGACGAGGCCCACCGCCTCGGCAGGATCGGCCGGATCGAGGAACCTCCCACGGCGTCCGGCGGGGGTCTGAAACTGCGCCCCAAGCGTTCCGTGGCCGAGGCGTACCGCGACCCGGACTCCCTCACCCGCCGGGCCTTCGGCGCGATCGACCCGATGCCCGACGAGAACGACCCCGCGTACCGCGCCGCCGAGCTCCCCGCCTCCAACGGCGTCTCCACCGCCCGCGCCCTGGCCCGCTTCTACGCGGCGACGATCGGTGCGGTGGACGGCCACCGGCTCTTCGCCCCCGCCACGCTGACGCTCGCCCGCACCGAGGAGTCCACGGGCCCCGACCGCGTCCTCGTCGTCGGCACCCGCTTCGGCCTCGGCTACATGCTCCACGGGCCGGCCTCCCCGCTGCTCGGCCCCGGTTCCTTCGGCCACCCGGGCCGCGGCGGTTCGCTCGGCTTCGCCGACCCGGAAGCGGGCATCGCCCTCGGCTACGTCACCAACGGCATGCGCAAGGGCGTCACCGCCGACCCCCGGGCACAGGCTCTGGTCAGGGCGGTCCGCTCGGCGACATGA
- a CDS encoding SDR family NAD(P)-dependent oxidoreductase, producing the protein MQRFEGYGVLITGAGRGIGEATARRLASEGARVLLTDIDGERAAATARTIPRAASFACDVGDRTAVEAAVAHAVEEFGGLDVLVNNAYTCAPDASAFEDQPEDTWHRDLETVLTGAFRCARAALPHLAKAGGRGAIVNIGSVNGEQDFGNHAYSAAKAGLASLTRTLAGDAAPRGVRVNQVNPGTVRTPGWAGREDQLDALAPVYPLGRVGTPEDIAAAVAFLASSDAAWITGTTLRVDGGLLAVNTGFQQVLSEFGDG; encoded by the coding sequence ATGCAGCGTTTCGAGGGGTACGGCGTACTGATCACCGGGGCGGGACGGGGCATCGGGGAGGCGACCGCCCGCAGGCTCGCCTCCGAAGGCGCCCGGGTCCTGCTCACCGACATCGACGGGGAACGGGCGGCCGCGACCGCGCGGACGATTCCCCGCGCCGCGTCCTTCGCCTGCGACGTGGGCGACCGCACCGCCGTCGAGGCGGCCGTGGCCCACGCGGTCGAGGAGTTCGGCGGCCTCGACGTCCTCGTCAACAACGCCTACACCTGCGCCCCCGACGCCTCGGCGTTCGAGGACCAGCCCGAGGACACCTGGCACCGGGACCTGGAGACCGTCCTCACCGGCGCCTTCCGCTGCGCCCGCGCCGCCCTCCCGCACCTGGCGAAGGCAGGCGGGCGCGGCGCCATCGTCAACATCGGTTCCGTCAACGGGGAACAGGACTTCGGCAACCACGCGTACAGCGCGGCCAAGGCCGGCCTCGCCTCCCTCACCCGCACCCTCGCCGGCGACGCCGCCCCCCGCGGGGTCCGCGTCAACCAGGTCAACCCGGGCACGGTGCGCACCCCCGGCTGGGCCGGCCGCGAGGACCAGCTCGACGCCCTCGCCCCCGTCTACCCCCTGGGCCGGGTGGGCACCCCGGAGGACATCGCCGCGGCCGTCGCCTTCCTCGCCTCCTCCGACGCCGCCTGGATCACGGGCACGACCCTGCGGGTGGACGGCGGGCTGCTGGCCGTGAACACGGGCTTCCAGCAGGTGCTTTCGGAGTTCGGGGACGGCTGA
- a CDS encoding SsgA family sporulation/cell division regulator, whose product MSHSVESPSVEEHAKARIINDAPHYRSVPVALRYEPGTDPDAVRCVFPSGIEWAFRRELLETGLRAPARRGPVAVWPCGRAQVIVEFHSPDGVAVIQFDTRPLVRFLRRTYAEAAATATRV is encoded by the coding sequence ATGTCGCACAGTGTCGAGAGCCCCTCTGTCGAAGAGCATGCGAAGGCCCGGATCATCAACGACGCCCCTCACTACCGATCCGTGCCCGTGGCCCTCCGCTACGAGCCCGGCACCGACCCCGACGCGGTGCGATGCGTCTTCCCGAGCGGTATCGAGTGGGCGTTCCGCCGCGAACTGCTGGAGACGGGCCTGCGCGCGCCCGCCCGCCGCGGTCCGGTCGCCGTCTGGCCGTGCGGCCGCGCCCAGGTGATCGTCGAGTTCCATTCGCCGGACGGTGTGGCGGTGATCCAGTTCGACACCCGCCCCCTCGTGCGTTTCCTGCGCCGCACCTACGCGGAAGCGGCGGCGACCGCCACCAGGGTGTGA
- a CDS encoding energy-coupling factor ABC transporter ATP-binding protein, translated as MTSLPPAAAVPPSLDVRGLAYAYPDGHQALFGVDLTVGRGERVALLGPNGAGKTTLVLHLNGILTAGAGTVAVAGLPVGRQHMAEIRRRVGIVFQDPDDQLFMPTVREDVAFGPAAAGLRGEELEKRVRTALDRVGMTAYLDRPPHHLSFGQRRRVAVATVLAMEPEILVLDEPSSNLDPASRRELADILRSLDVTVLMVTHDLPYALELCPRSVILSEGVIAADGRTQDLLADPGLMRAHRLELPFGFDPRAVTTGA; from the coding sequence ATGACCTCGCTCCCCCCGGCAGCCGCCGTCCCGCCGTCCCTCGACGTCCGCGGGCTGGCGTACGCCTACCCCGACGGCCACCAGGCCCTCTTCGGCGTCGACCTGACCGTCGGGCGCGGTGAACGCGTGGCCCTGCTCGGGCCCAACGGCGCGGGCAAGACCACGCTCGTCCTCCACCTCAACGGCATCCTCACCGCGGGCGCCGGCACGGTCGCCGTCGCCGGCCTGCCCGTCGGCAGACAGCACATGGCGGAGATCCGGCGCCGGGTCGGCATCGTGTTCCAGGACCCGGACGACCAGTTGTTCATGCCGACGGTGCGGGAGGACGTCGCCTTCGGCCCGGCGGCGGCCGGGCTGCGCGGCGAGGAACTGGAGAAGCGGGTCCGCACGGCCCTCGACCGGGTCGGGATGACCGCGTACCTGGACCGACCGCCGCACCACCTCTCCTTCGGGCAGCGGCGCCGGGTGGCGGTCGCGACCGTCCTCGCCATGGAGCCGGAGATCCTCGTCCTCGACGAGCCCTCGTCCAATCTGGACCCGGCGTCCCGTCGTGAACTGGCGGACATCCTGCGCTCGTTGGACGTCACGGTCCTGATGGTCACGCACGATCTGCCGTACGCCCTGGAGCTCTGCCCGCGTTCGGTGATCCTCAGCGAGGGCGTGATCGCCGCCGACGGGCGTACCCAGGACCTCCTCGCCGACCCCGGCCTGATGCGCGCGCACCGCCTGGAACTGCCGTTCGGCTTCGATCCGAGGGCCGTGACGACGGGCGCGTGA